In Pseudomonas sp. MYb327, one DNA window encodes the following:
- a CDS encoding urea transporter, producing the protein MPANHFNTHCPDWAEALLNGFSQIFLQRNPLCGLLCLCAILFTTPALLGGALLGGVAGLLTAQRRGYAKADRQAGLFSYNGVLLGLLLSLYFPWSAMLPLLILAAGGLSAMLTQQWLKRTRLSQYLPAYTAPFVGLSWLLLCFATPSTQAHLIEVSTLNMLAAPLKGLGQVMFLGHPLAGALIAAGLLIADRRAFCWALLASAAGMGWSLLHHDFYTALLGLGGYNAVLAALAFNSQRQQPWRPLVGIALALLVTPMFAAIGLPTLTTPFILACWLIRATTQVLGKATNASAPCAPGENQPRLR; encoded by the coding sequence ATGCCTGCCAACCACTTCAACACCCACTGCCCCGACTGGGCGGAAGCTTTGCTCAACGGCTTCAGTCAAATATTCCTCCAGCGTAATCCGCTATGCGGCTTGCTATGCCTCTGCGCCATCCTGTTTACCACGCCCGCCCTGCTGGGGGGTGCTCTACTCGGCGGCGTCGCGGGGTTGCTCACCGCTCAGCGTCGCGGCTATGCCAAGGCCGATCGCCAAGCCGGGCTCTTCAGTTACAACGGCGTACTGCTCGGCTTGCTGCTGAGCCTGTATTTCCCGTGGTCGGCCATGTTGCCGCTGCTGATCCTCGCCGCTGGCGGCCTGAGCGCCATGCTCACTCAGCAGTGGCTCAAACGCACCCGGCTTAGCCAATACCTGCCGGCCTATACCGCGCCCTTCGTCGGACTGAGCTGGTTGCTGCTGTGTTTCGCCACGCCCTCGACCCAGGCGCATTTGATCGAAGTCAGCACGCTGAATATGCTCGCCGCGCCACTCAAGGGTCTCGGCCAGGTGATGTTCCTCGGCCATCCGCTAGCCGGTGCGTTGATTGCCGCCGGGCTGCTGATCGCTGATCGTCGCGCGTTCTGCTGGGCGTTGTTGGCGTCTGCGGCGGGCATGGGCTGGAGTTTGCTGCACCACGACTTTTACACCGCCCTGCTCGGCCTCGGTGGCTATAACGCGGTGCTCGCCGCCCTCGCCTTCAATTCGCAACGCCAGCAGCCGTGGCGACCCTTGGTCGGCATTGCGTTGGCGCTGCTGGTGACGCCAATGTTCGCCGCTATTGGTCTTCCAACGCTGACCACGCCGTTCATCCTTGCCTGCTGGCTGATCCGTGCGACGACGCAAGTGCTCGGCAAAGCCACGAATGCCTCTGCGCCTTGCGCTCCCGGGGAGAATCAACCTAGGCTGCGCTGA
- a CDS encoding type II toxin-antitoxin system HicA family toxin, with the protein MQSRLLIKELEEAGWVLDRITGSHHIFAHRYNPHTIPVPHPKKDLPIGTVMSIRRRAGLFCPPASYAGDP; encoded by the coding sequence GTGCAGAGCAGGCTATTGATCAAGGAGCTGGAAGAGGCTGGTTGGGTGCTGGATCGAATCACGGGCAGTCATCACATCTTCGCTCACCGATACAACCCACACACGATTCCCGTCCCCCATCCGAAAAAGGATTTACCGATCGGGACGGTCATGAGCATCAGGAGGCGAGCCGGGCTGTTTTGCCCGCCCGCCAGTTACGCAGGAGATCCATAA
- a CDS encoding MFS transporter: MNPATQVPHGTATMTRGMVMLFAFCCGAIVANIYYAQPIIGLIAPDIGLTNTMASLIVSLTQIGYALGLFFLVPLGDLLENRRLMIITTLVAIASLLGAAFTDQPNVFLLISLLVGFSSVSVQILIPLAAHLAPEESRGRVVGGIMGGLLLGILLARPVSSVIADHFGWRAMFVIAAVLMAAISIVLALTIPKRQPDHSASYGQLLGSLWTLLRKQPVLRQRAFYQGCMFATFSLFWTAVPLELARNHGLSQSQIAIFALVGAIGAIAAPIAGRLADAGHTRVASLLALLFASLSFLPAFIHPAYSVIGLAVTGVVLDFCVQMNMVLGQRAVYALDAKSRSRLNALYMTSIFIGGAFGSSVASAVYEHGGWLWIVIVGSAFPLLALLRFLTVSEKPSLATA; the protein is encoded by the coding sequence ATGAACCCAGCAACCCAAGTGCCCCACGGCACCGCGACAATGACCCGAGGCATGGTGATGCTGTTCGCCTTTTGCTGCGGCGCCATCGTGGCCAACATCTACTACGCGCAACCGATCATCGGTTTGATCGCGCCTGACATTGGCCTGACCAACACCATGGCCAGCCTGATCGTTTCACTGACCCAAATCGGCTACGCGTTGGGTCTGTTCTTCCTGGTGCCCCTGGGGGACTTGCTGGAGAACCGGCGGCTGATGATCATCACCACACTGGTGGCGATTGCCAGCCTGCTCGGCGCGGCTTTCACTGATCAGCCGAATGTGTTTTTGCTGATTTCGTTGCTGGTGGGTTTTAGCTCGGTGTCGGTGCAAATCCTGATTCCGCTGGCGGCACACCTGGCACCGGAAGAGTCACGCGGTCGAGTGGTCGGCGGGATCATGGGCGGTTTGCTGTTGGGGATTCTGCTGGCGCGGCCGGTGTCCAGCGTCATCGCCGACCACTTCGGCTGGCGCGCGATGTTTGTGATTGCGGCAGTGTTGATGGCGGCCATCAGCATCGTGCTGGCCCTGACGATTCCCAAGCGCCAGCCTGATCACAGCGCTTCTTATGGACAGTTGCTGGGTTCGCTCTGGACCTTGTTGCGTAAACAACCGGTCCTGCGTCAGCGCGCGTTTTACCAGGGTTGCATGTTCGCCACGTTCAGCCTGTTCTGGACCGCCGTGCCGCTGGAACTGGCGCGCAATCACGGCTTGTCACAATCGCAGATCGCCATTTTCGCGCTGGTCGGGGCCATCGGTGCCATCGCCGCGCCCATCGCCGGGCGACTGGCGGATGCCGGCCACACGCGCGTCGCTTCGTTGCTGGCCCTGCTGTTCGCCAGCCTGAGCTTCCTGCCGGCGTTCATCCATCCGGCCTACAGCGTCATCGGCCTGGCGGTGACCGGCGTGGTGCTCGATTTCTGCGTGCAGATGAACATGGTTCTCGGCCAACGCGCGGTCTACGCCCTCGACGCCAAAAGCCGCAGCCGCCTGAATGCGTTGTACATGACCAGTATCTTCATCGGCGGCGCGTTCGGCTCGTCGGTGGCCAGTGCGGTGTATGAACACGGTGGCTGGTTGTGGATTGTGATCGTGGGCAGTGCGTTCCCGCTGTTGGCGCTGTTGCGGTTTTTGACTGTTTCAGAGAAGCCTTCATTGGCGACGGCATAA
- the hyi gene encoding hydroxypyruvate isomerase: MPRFAANLSMLFTEQEFLARFEAAAKAGFSGVEYLFPYDFSSAEIKAKLDANRLTQVLFNLPAGDWAKGERGIACLPDRVEEFRGGVDLAIAYAKVLGNTQVNCLAGIRPQGFDDATVEKTFVANLKYAAEKLQAAGIKLVMEAINTRDIPGFYLNNTAQALSIREQVGSANLFLQYDIYHMQIMEGDLARTLQSHLGEINHVQLADNPGRNEPGTGEINYRFLFEHLDRIGYQGWVGCEYKPLTTTEAGLGWLKTHNAI, from the coding sequence ATGCCGCGTTTCGCAGCCAACCTGTCCATGCTGTTCACCGAACAGGAGTTCCTCGCCCGTTTCGAAGCGGCCGCCAAGGCCGGTTTCAGTGGTGTCGAATACCTGTTCCCCTACGACTTCAGCTCGGCCGAAATCAAGGCCAAGCTCGACGCCAACCGTCTGACCCAAGTGCTGTTCAACCTGCCGGCCGGTGACTGGGCCAAGGGCGAGCGCGGTATCGCCTGCCTGCCGGACCGGGTTGAAGAGTTCCGCGGCGGTGTCGATCTGGCCATCGCTTACGCAAAAGTGCTGGGCAACACCCAGGTCAACTGCCTGGCCGGTATTCGTCCGCAGGGTTTTGACGATGCCACTGTGGAGAAAACCTTCGTTGCCAACCTCAAGTACGCGGCTGAAAAGCTGCAAGCGGCGGGCATCAAACTGGTGATGGAAGCGATCAACACCCGCGACATCCCGGGCTTTTACCTGAACAACACGGCACAAGCCCTGTCGATTCGCGAGCAGGTCGGTAGCGCCAACCTGTTCCTGCAATACGACATCTATCACATGCAAATCATGGAAGGCGATCTGGCCCGCACCCTGCAATCGCACCTGGGCGAGATCAACCATGTGCAGCTCGCGGACAACCCGGGGCGAAACGAACCAGGCACCGGTGAAATCAACTACCGCTTCCTGTTCGAACACCTGGACCGCATCGGGTATCAGGGTTGGGTCGGTTGCGAATACAAGCCGCTGACTACCACGGAAGCGGGTTTGGGCTGGCTGAAAACCCACAACGCAATTTGA
- a CDS encoding type II toxin-antitoxin system HicB family antitoxin, producing the protein MQYPICIEWGDENTAIGIQIPDIPGAATAGDTFEDAYNAAVEIAHILLQEIAAEGRDIPMPTSTAEHLGNPDFIGMGWGMLEIDISPYMGKTEKVNVTLPGYVIQRIDRYVREHNVKSRSSFLADAAMEKLVRH; encoded by the coding sequence ATGCAATATCCCATCTGTATCGAGTGGGGCGACGAGAACACCGCCATCGGTATTCAGATCCCCGATATTCCTGGTGCGGCGACCGCTGGGGATACGTTTGAAGATGCCTATAACGCCGCTGTGGAAATTGCCCACATATTGCTGCAGGAAATTGCCGCCGAAGGTCGGGATATTCCGATGCCAACATCGACGGCTGAACATCTCGGCAATCCTGATTTCATCGGGATGGGCTGGGGCATGCTGGAAATCGACATCTCGCCCTATATGGGCAAGACCGAAAAGGTCAACGTGACGTTGCCTGGTTATGTGATCCAGCGTATCGACCGTTATGTTCGCGAGCACAACGTCAAAAGCCGTTCGTCTTTTCTGGCGGATGCGGCGATGGAGAAGCTGGTTCGACACTGA
- the pyk gene encoding pyruvate kinase: MTPDKKVKILATLGPATNGIDDIRELVQAGVNIFRLNFSHGDHADHAKRYQWIREVERQLNYPLGILMDLQGPKLRVGKFAEGKVQLHRGQALRLDLDATPGDERRVNLPHPEIIAALEPGMDLLLDDGKLRLRVVTKYADAIDTTVLNGGELSDRKGVNVPQAVLDLSPLTAKDRRDLSFGLELGVDWVALSFVQRPDDIREARTLIGDKAFLMAKIEKPSAVEQLREIAELSDAIMVARGDLGVEVPAESVPQIQKNIISTCRQLGKPVVVATQMLESMRFSPAPTRAEVTDVANAVAEGADAVMLSAETASGDYPLEAVQMMSKIIRQVENGPDYQTQLDVSRPKAEATVSDAISCAIRRISNVLPVAVLVNYSESGTSSLRAARERPTVPILNLTPNLQTARRLTVAWGVHSVVNDRLRQVDEVCSTALEIAQAQGMAQRGDTLLITAGVPFGQPGSTNSLRIETLI, from the coding sequence ATGACGCCTGATAAAAAGGTCAAAATCCTCGCCACCCTCGGCCCCGCCACCAACGGGATCGACGACATCCGCGAGCTGGTGCAGGCCGGGGTCAACATTTTCCGCCTGAACTTCAGCCATGGCGATCACGCCGACCACGCCAAGCGCTATCAGTGGATCCGCGAAGTCGAACGCCAGCTCAATTATCCGCTGGGCATTCTGATGGACCTGCAAGGCCCGAAACTGCGGGTTGGCAAGTTCGCCGAGGGCAAAGTGCAATTGCATCGAGGTCAGGCCCTGCGCCTGGACCTCGACGCCACGCCGGGTGATGAGCGCCGGGTCAACCTGCCGCACCCGGAAATCATCGCCGCACTGGAGCCGGGCATGGACCTGCTGCTCGACGACGGCAAGCTGCGTCTGCGGGTGGTCACCAAATACGCCGACGCCATCGACACCACCGTGCTCAACGGCGGCGAACTCTCGGACCGCAAGGGTGTGAACGTGCCGCAAGCGGTGCTCGACCTGAGTCCGCTGACCGCCAAGGATCGCCGCGATCTGAGCTTCGGCCTGGAACTGGGTGTGGACTGGGTGGCGCTGTCGTTTGTGCAGCGACCCGATGACATCCGCGAAGCCCGCACGCTGATCGGCGACAAGGCGTTCTTGATGGCGAAGATCGAGAAGCCGTCGGCCGTTGAACAACTGCGAGAGATTGCCGAGCTGAGCGATGCAATCATGGTGGCTCGCGGCGATTTGGGCGTGGAAGTGCCGGCCGAAAGCGTGCCGCAAATTCAGAAGAACATCATCAGTACGTGCCGCCAACTCGGTAAACCGGTGGTCGTGGCAACACAGATGCTGGAGTCGATGCGCTTCTCCCCGGCGCCAACCCGCGCCGAGGTAACCGATGTGGCCAACGCCGTGGCCGAAGGTGCGGACGCGGTGATGCTGTCGGCCGAAACCGCGTCCGGCGACTACCCGCTGGAAGCGGTGCAGATGATGAGCAAAATCATCCGCCAGGTGGAGAACGGCCCGGACTACCAGACTCAGCTCGACGTCAGCCGACCGAAAGCCGAGGCAACAGTTTCCGATGCCATCAGTTGCGCGATTCGCCGTATCAGCAACGTGCTGCCGGTGGCGGTGCTGGTGAACTACAGCGAGTCGGGTACGTCGAGCCTGCGCGCTGCGCGTGAACGGCCAACCGTGCCGATCCTCAATCTCACGCCGAATCTGCAGACGGCTCGTCGCTTGACCGTGGCGTGGGGTGTGCACTCGGTGGTCAATGATCGGCTGCGTCAGGTCGATGAAGTGTGTTCCACAGCGTTGGAAATTGCCCAGGCCCAGGGTATGGCGCAGCGTGGCGACACGTTATTGATCACGGCGGGTGTGCCGTTTGGGCAGCCGGGGTCGACTAACTCACTGCGTATCGAGACGTTGATCTAG
- a CDS encoding 2-hydroxy-3-oxopropionate reductase, producing the protein MAKIGFIGTGIMGHPMAANLQKAGHSLFLSQHHDAAPADLIAAGAVALANPKEVAQEAEFIIVMVPDTPQVDDVLFRADGVAAGVGKGKVVIDMSSISPTATKAFAAKINEKGAQYLDAPVSGGEVGAKAATLSIMVGGDGDAFERALPLFQAMGKNITLVGGNGDGQTAKVANQIIVALNIQAVAEALLFASKNGADPAKVREALMGGFASSKILEVHGERMIKGTFDPGFRISLHQKDLNLALQGAKELNINLPNTANTQQVFSTCAAIGGSNWDHSALIKGLEHMANFSIRDK; encoded by the coding sequence ATGGCTAAAATCGGATTTATCGGCACCGGCATCATGGGCCACCCAATGGCGGCGAACCTGCAGAAAGCCGGTCACAGCCTGTTCCTTTCGCAACACCACGACGCCGCGCCCGCCGACCTGATCGCCGCTGGCGCCGTCGCCCTGGCGAACCCGAAAGAAGTCGCGCAAGAAGCCGAATTCATCATCGTCATGGTTCCGGATACCCCGCAGGTCGATGACGTGCTGTTCCGCGCCGATGGCGTTGCCGCCGGTGTTGGCAAAGGCAAAGTCGTGATCGACATGAGCTCGATCTCGCCCACCGCCACCAAGGCCTTCGCCGCCAAGATCAACGAAAAAGGCGCGCAGTACCTCGACGCACCCGTGTCCGGCGGTGAAGTGGGCGCCAAGGCGGCGACCCTGAGCATCATGGTCGGCGGTGATGGCGATGCCTTCGAACGCGCCCTGCCGCTGTTCCAGGCCATGGGCAAGAACATCACCCTGGTCGGTGGCAATGGCGACGGTCAAACCGCGAAAGTGGCCAACCAGATCATCGTTGCGCTGAACATCCAGGCGGTGGCCGAAGCCCTGCTGTTCGCCTCGAAAAACGGCGCCGATCCAGCCAAGGTGCGTGAAGCGCTGATGGGTGGTTTCGCGTCCTCGAAGATCCTCGAAGTGCACGGCGAGCGCATGATCAAAGGCACCTTCGATCCGGGCTTCCGCATCAGCCTGCACCAGAAGGACCTGAACCTGGCCCTGCAAGGTGCCAAGGAACTGAACATCAACCTGCCGAACACCGCCAATACCCAGCAAGTGTTCAGCACCTGCGCAGCCATCGGTGGCAGCAACTGGGACCACTCGGCGCTGATCAAGGGCCTGGAACACATGGCGAATTTCTCGATTCGCGATAAATAA
- a CDS encoding LysR family transcriptional regulator: MDRLAAMETFVYVVETGSFSAAARRLDIGQPAVSKAIAQLEARLAVRLLLRSTRGLTPTEAGLAFFERAKRAIEESDEADNAARGAASGLSGNLRICAAVTFGRLHIVPHLGPFLEQNPQLNIDLMLDDRNINLVEEGVDLALRLGALSDSGLTARKIAECRRVVLGTPAYFAKHGEPTCPTDLSTHQAIIYSLGGSANGPFKKADEEQPVIINGRIRVSAAEGLRAAVLTHQGLALASEWMFAPELADGTVREVMPDWTLPDQDLWAVFPTGRMASAKARAFVEYVQGLLTKQV, translated from the coding sequence ATGGACCGCCTCGCCGCAATGGAAACCTTCGTCTACGTGGTAGAAACCGGTTCGTTTTCCGCTGCCGCCCGACGCCTGGATATCGGCCAGCCCGCCGTTTCGAAAGCCATCGCGCAACTGGAGGCGCGGCTTGCGGTGCGACTACTCCTGCGCTCGACCCGTGGCCTGACCCCCACCGAAGCCGGCCTGGCTTTTTTCGAACGGGCCAAACGCGCCATCGAAGAATCTGACGAGGCTGACAATGCCGCTCGCGGCGCCGCCAGCGGCCTGAGCGGCAACCTGCGCATCTGCGCCGCCGTGACCTTCGGCCGGCTGCACATCGTGCCGCACCTGGGTCCGTTCCTCGAACAGAACCCGCAACTGAACATCGACCTGATGCTTGATGATCGCAACATCAATCTCGTCGAAGAAGGCGTCGACCTTGCTCTGCGTCTGGGCGCCCTGAGTGACTCAGGCCTCACCGCGCGCAAGATTGCCGAGTGCCGGCGCGTAGTACTCGGTACTCCCGCTTACTTTGCCAAACATGGCGAACCCACCTGCCCCACTGATTTGAGCACGCATCAGGCAATCATCTACAGCCTGGGCGGCAGCGCCAATGGGCCGTTCAAGAAGGCCGATGAAGAACAGCCCGTGATCATCAACGGCCGCATCCGCGTCAGCGCGGCCGAGGGTCTGCGTGCGGCCGTACTCACCCACCAAGGACTGGCCTTGGCGTCGGAGTGGATGTTTGCGCCAGAACTTGCAGACGGTACTGTCAGGGAAGTAATGCCGGATTGGACGTTGCCGGATCAAGACCTGTGGGCCGTGTTTCCCACCGGCAGAATGGCCAGCGCCAAGGCTCGGGCGTTTGTGGAGTATGTGCAGGGATTGCTGACGAAACAGGTTTGA
- a CDS encoding ion transporter translates to MDSSKNWREDLYVMIFQSDTKAGRRFDGILLLIILASLVIVMLDSIDSIHKNYADVLAYIEWGFTVIFLGEYILRLYCSPKPLRYAFSFYGLVDLLAIVPGILALYYADAQYLLIIRIIRMLRIFRVLKLSPYLKQANYLMSALRGSKQKIVVFLVSVCTLVTVFGTLMYVIEGPEHGFTSIPKGIYWAIVTLTTVGFGDIVPKTPLGQVISSLVMITGYSIIAVPTGIFTAELANAMRGEQLQHDCPVCRKGNHEHGAAFCSRCGNALFKKME, encoded by the coding sequence ATGGACAGCAGCAAAAACTGGCGTGAAGACCTTTACGTCATGATTTTCCAGAGCGACACCAAGGCGGGTCGGCGCTTCGACGGCATTTTGCTGTTGATCATCCTCGCCAGCCTGGTGATCGTGATGCTCGACAGCATCGACAGCATTCACAAGAACTACGCCGACGTACTCGCCTACATCGAATGGGGCTTCACCGTCATTTTCCTCGGCGAATACATCCTGCGGCTGTATTGCTCGCCCAAACCGCTGCGCTATGCCTTCAGCTTCTACGGGCTAGTGGATTTGCTGGCGATCGTGCCCGGCATCCTCGCGCTGTATTACGCCGATGCGCAGTACCTGCTGATTATCCGGATCATCCGGATGCTGCGGATTTTCCGTGTGCTCAAGCTCAGCCCTTACCTCAAGCAAGCCAATTACCTGATGTCTGCGTTGCGCGGCAGCAAGCAGAAGATCGTGGTGTTTCTGGTCAGTGTCTGCACGCTGGTGACGGTGTTCGGCACATTGATGTACGTGATCGAAGGCCCGGAGCATGGCTTCACCAGCATCCCCAAAGGCATCTACTGGGCCATCGTGACCCTGACCACCGTGGGCTTCGGTGACATCGTGCCGAAAACGCCTTTGGGCCAGGTGATTTCGTCGCTGGTGATGATCACCGGTTACTCGATCATCGCTGTGCCGACCGGTATTTTCACCGCCGAACTGGCCAACGCGATGCGTGGCGAACAGCTGCAACACGATTGCCCGGTCTGCCGTAAAGGCAATCACGAACACGGCGCGGCCTTCTGCTCGCGCTGCGGCAATGCATTGTTCAAGAAAATGGAATAA
- a CDS encoding sulfate ABC transporter substrate-binding protein, producing MKKIFGASLLAAGLALSSMAQAAPTLLNVSYDVMRDFYKDYNTAFQKHWQAEHNENITLQMSFGGSSKQARSVIDGLPADVITMNMATDINALADNGKLIPDNWVTRLPNNSAPFTSATVFIVRKGNPKALKDWPDLLKDGVQVIVPNPKTSGNGRYTYLSAWGYVLKNGGDENKAKDFVGKLFKQAPVLDTGGRAATTTFMTNQIGDVLVTFENEAEMIAREFGRDQFEVIYPSVSAEAEPPVSVVDKTVDKKGTRAAAEEYLKYLWSPEGQEIAAANYLRPRDPAVLAKYTDRFPKVDFLSVEKTFGDWRTVQKTHFNDGGIFDQIYAQ from the coding sequence GTGAAAAAAATCTTTGGCGCCTCACTTCTGGCCGCTGGCCTGGCACTGTCCAGCATGGCTCAGGCCGCACCGACCCTGCTCAACGTGTCCTACGACGTGATGCGCGATTTCTACAAGGACTACAACACTGCGTTCCAGAAGCACTGGCAAGCCGAGCACAACGAAAACATCACCCTGCAGATGTCTTTCGGCGGTTCCAGCAAACAGGCGCGTTCGGTCATCGACGGCCTGCCGGCTGACGTGATCACCATGAACATGGCCACCGACATCAACGCCCTGGCGGACAACGGCAAACTGATCCCGGACAACTGGGTCACCCGTCTGCCGAACAACAGCGCGCCATTTACCTCGGCCACCGTGTTCATCGTCCGCAAAGGCAACCCGAAAGCCCTGAAAGACTGGCCGGACCTGCTCAAGGATGGCGTGCAAGTGATCGTGCCGAACCCGAAGACCTCGGGTAACGGTCGCTACACCTACCTGTCAGCCTGGGGCTATGTGCTGAAAAACGGCGGCGACGAAAACAAGGCGAAAGACTTCGTCGGCAAGCTGTTCAAACAAGCACCGGTGCTGGACACCGGTGGCCGCGCCGCGACCACTACTTTCATGACCAACCAGATCGGCGACGTGCTGGTGACCTTCGAAAACGAAGCGGAAATGATCGCCCGCGAGTTCGGCCGCGATCAGTTCGAAGTGATCTACCCAAGCGTCTCCGCCGAAGCCGAGCCGCCGGTATCGGTAGTCGACAAAACAGTCGACAAGAAAGGCACCCGTGCCGCCGCAGAGGAATACCTGAAGTATCTGTGGTCGCCGGAAGGCCAGGAAATCGCCGCTGCCAACTACCTGCGTCCGCGTGATCCGGCGGTGCTGGCCAAATACACCGACCGTTTCCCGAAAGTCGACTTCCTGTCGGTTGAGAAAACCTTCGGCGACTGGCGCACCGTGCAGAAAACCCACTTCAATGATGGCGGGATTTTCGATCAGATTTATGCGCAGTAA
- a CDS encoding glycerate kinase, translating to MSVDPQQFLRELFATAIDAAHPQQVLEAHLPADRSGRLIVIGAGKAAAAMAQVVERCWQGEVSGLVVTRYGHGAPCEKIEVVEAAHPVPDAAGQAVAKRVFELVSNLTEADRVIFLLSGGGSALLALPAAGITLADKQSINKALLKSGATIGEMNCVRKHLSAIKGGRLGKACWPATVYTYAISDVPGDLATVIASGPTVADPSTSAEALAILKRYNIEVPVSVRNWLQSPESETVKPGDPSLARSHFQLIARPQQSLEAAAVKCRQAGFSPLILGDLEGESREVAKVHAGIVRQVLLHGQPLPAPCVILSGGETTVTVRGNGRGGRNAEFLLSLTDSLKGLPGVYALAGDTDGIDGSEDNAGAIMAPDSYARAAALGLSASDELDNNNGYGYFEALDALIVTEPTRTNVNDFRAILILENPKHDA from the coding sequence ATGTCGGTCGATCCGCAACAATTCCTGCGCGAGCTGTTCGCCACAGCCATCGACGCGGCCCATCCGCAACAAGTCCTCGAAGCCCATTTGCCTGCCGACCGCAGCGGTCGCTTGATCGTCATTGGCGCCGGCAAAGCCGCAGCCGCCATGGCGCAAGTTGTCGAGCGTTGCTGGCAGGGTGAAGTGTCCGGTCTGGTGGTGACCCGCTACGGTCACGGCGCCCCCTGCGAAAAAATCGAAGTGGTCGAAGCCGCGCATCCCGTGCCTGATGCTGCCGGCCAGGCCGTTGCCAAGCGTGTCTTCGAGCTGGTCAGCAACCTGACCGAAGCTGATCGCGTAATCTTCCTGCTCTCGGGCGGAGGATCGGCGTTGCTTGCCCTGCCCGCTGCCGGCATCACTCTCGCGGACAAGCAGTCGATCAACAAAGCGCTGCTCAAATCCGGCGCCACCATCGGCGAAATGAACTGCGTGCGCAAGCACCTCTCGGCGATCAAGGGTGGCCGTCTCGGCAAGGCCTGTTGGCCTGCCACTGTGTATACGTATGCGATTTCCGATGTGCCGGGCGACCTCGCCACGGTCATCGCCTCCGGCCCCACCGTGGCCGACCCGAGCACCTCAGCCGAAGCGCTGGCGATCCTCAAGCGCTACAACATCGAGGTGCCGGTATCCGTGCGCAACTGGCTGCAAAGCCCGGAATCGGAAACCGTCAAACCCGGTGATCCGAGTCTGGCGCGCAGTCATTTCCAGTTGATCGCCCGACCGCAGCAATCTCTGGAAGCGGCGGCGGTGAAATGCCGCCAGGCCGGTTTCAGCCCGTTGATCCTCGGCGACCTGGAAGGCGAATCCCGCGAAGTGGCCAAGGTCCACGCCGGCATCGTTCGCCAGGTGCTCCTGCATGGACAGCCATTGCCAGCACCGTGCGTGATTCTCTCCGGCGGCGAAACCACCGTGACCGTGCGCGGCAATGGCCGGGGCGGACGCAACGCTGAATTCTTGCTCAGCCTGACTGACAGCCTCAAGGGCTTGCCCGGCGTTTATGCGCTGGCCGGCGATACCGATGGCATCGACGGTTCCGAAGACAACGCGGGCGCGATCATGGCTCCGGATAGCTACGCCCGCGCCGCCGCCCTCGGTTTGAGCGCCAGTGACGAGTTGGACAACAACAATGGCTACGGCTACTTCGAGGCACTGGACGCACTGATCGTCACCGAGCCGACCCGCACCAACGTCAACGATTTCCGCGCCATTCTGATCCTCGAGAACCCTAAACATGACGCCTGA